The genomic stretch GATGGTACTGATTTTTGCCCTCTCTGCACGTGTATCCGTTTGGGTCCACGTACACTTCGCACCCCAGTATCGGCTTCACTTCCTGCGATCTGCACCTGTTGTAGAACTCCACGCAGCCGTACATTACCCCGTGGTCTGTAACGGCAATTGAGTCCATACCCATCTCTTTTGCGGCCGATGCCAGACTGTCACATTTATTAGCACCGTCCAGCAGGCTGTATTCACTGTGGACGTGCAGATGAACAAAGGGTTTTTCGCTCATAAGTCAGCGCTCCCAAAATCATCGGTCTCGTTCTCTCCGTTCATGTCTTTAACATAAAGAACTTCTGCCCCGAGCAGTTTGATGATCCTGTCCGTATCGGCAAGGAGAGAACCCTTGGAGTTTTTTTCTTTAATCCCCGGCGCATCTTCGGCCGGACTTTCTTCGAAAGTCAGAGGAGAAGGAACCGCAGATATGTTCTCCCCCTCAGAAGGATCCCTGAGTCCCCAGATCTCTTCCATTGCTTTTGACAGGAGTTTTCGGTTCTGCGGTACAGTAAGATATGTCAAAGAGGGAGACTGCCTGTCTGATCCAAGTCTCCAACCGCATCCATCGGTTACGATACCGCAGTTCAGCAAAGCAGCGCCTATAGCTGTTCCTTTTCTGCCAAGCTTTGAGAGGAGCTGGGCAAAGTCTGGATCTTCGATCTCGTCAAATGACAGATCAGTAGGACAAGATCCGGTCGATGCACCCTCGTTGCCGGCCGGAGATGTCCTGCCTGTAAGAGGTCCGGGGCACTCGTCCCTGCCTGTTTTTGTTTCGGCCCTCAAGACAGCCTCTTCGTCAGCTTCATGTTTATGCAGGTCTGAAACAACTCTTTCGTTTTTGTACCCCATTATTTTTGTCAGTTCAAGCATGATAAGGCCGGAAAAAACCTCCATCCTCATGCCGTACCGTGCCCTTGGCAACAGGCTGCTGCAGAAAATACACGCAGATCTCAGTTTATCCGAGCTCCAGAAAGGTGACTCTTCTTTCAGGAACTGACCCTCTTCTTCTGAGACCTCAAGAGCTTCCATTCCCTTTTCTCCCCAAAGGGAGAAGATCCACATGTCCCTGAATACGGCAAACATCGATTCAGCAAGCCTCTCCGGAGAAATGCCCCTTCCCAGCATTTCGTGAAGCGCCGCATTAGACTCCTTGGGATCTATCCTCAGGTTTTTGACCCATTTTTCCAGTTCCGTCCTGTTGCTTCCTCC from Synergistaceae bacterium DZ-S4 encodes the following:
- the dnaX gene encoding DNA polymerase III subunit gamma/tau; amino-acid sequence: MYISLYRRYRPQKFSDMVGQGAAVSVLRESLKEGRLGHAYLFSGPRGCGKTSAARLVAKGLNCQNPAFDGEPCGECEACGAIAQGEHLDVIEIDGASNRGINEIRDLKSHVNLKPLSAPYKIYIIDEVHMLTEAAFNALLKTLEEPPANVVFLLATTEPHKVPVTIRSRCQHIPFHRISMADMVNRVAYVCDSEKISADMEAVWEISRQADGALRDALSLTEQAVSLGKGNLTLESVKALTGGSNRTELEKWVKNLRIDPKESNAALHEMLGRGISPERLAESMFAVFRDMWIFSLWGEKGMEALEVSEEEGQFLKEESPFWSSDKLRSACIFCSSLLPRARYGMRMEVFSGLIMLELTKIMGYKNERVVSDLHKHEADEEAVLRAETKTGRDECPGPLTGRTSPAGNEGASTGSCPTDLSFDEIEDPDFAQLLSKLGRKGTAIGAALLNCGIVTDGCGWRLGSDRQSPSLTYLTVPQNRKLLSKAMEEIWGLRDPSEGENISAVPSPLTFEESPAEDAPGIKEKNSKGSLLADTDRIIKLLGAEVLYVKDMNGENETDDFGSADL